The DNA segment TAACCGACCGCTCCTGAAGTCCTTCCAGAGCATAAGCTGTGGCCGTGCCCGTTTCGATACTCACCACAGAACCCTTGCTTCTCGATACAATCTCGCCGCGCCACAAGCCATAACCGATAAAGCGGGAAGCCATCACTCCCAGACCACGGGTGTCGGTCAAAAATTCCGACCGGTATCCGATCAAGCCGCGGGTGGGGATTTCGAGTTCGATGCGGACAGTGTTGGTACCGGCATTCTCAACCGATAACAACTCTCCCTTGCGCCGGGCGAGTTTTTCGATGATGATCCCCTGATATTCTTCCGGTACATCGATTATAAGCTGTTCGACCGGCTCCAAAACATTGCCGTTTTCATCAAGACGCGTGATTACTTCCGGCCGGGAAATACAGAACTCAAGCCCCTCGCGCCTCATTTCTTCTATCAGGATAGCCAGGTGAAGCTCGCCGCGCCCCGATACTTTCACGCCATCCGGACGACCGATATCTTCCATCCTCAGCGCGACATTCACGCGAAGTTCCCTTTCGAGACGCTCTTTTAGCTGACGGAGCATAATCGCGGTGCCATCCTGTCCCGAGAACGGCCCATTGTTGACGATGAAAAACATCGAAAGAGTCGGCTCTTCGATCTCAAGCGGTTTGAGGGCTTCTTTCGTATCCTCATTTTTGGAAAAAGTGTCGCCGATGCCGATTTCGGGAGGTCCCGCTATCCAAACAATATCGCCGGCCGAGACTTCATCGGTCTCCACCCGGGTCAGACCCCGGGTAATCCACATGTGGACACCTTTGGTTTTCGAACAAGAATGCAAAAACCAATCCTTGTCTCGCGACGACGGATCTTTCAGCCTGGTGACCATGCGGGTAAAACTGTCACCTTTTTTCAGCGTACCTCTCAGAACCCGCCCGCAACCGATTTGGCCGATATAATCACTCCAGTCAAGAGAACTGACCTGCATAAGAAAATCACCATCCTGATTGACCTGCGGCGGGGGAACCTCGTCAATGATTGTCTGGAAAAGGGCGTCCATCCCCTCATGCTCTTCGGTGTCCAGATCCCTGACAAACCATCCATCAAGGCCGCTGCCATACAGGACCGGAAAATGAGCCTGTTCGTCGGTAGCGCCCAATTCTATGAAAAGATCAAATGTCTTGTTCAGGGTATGACCCGCCCGGGCGTTGGGACGGTCGACTTTATTGACAATCACAATCGGCCTGAGTCCGAGCTTGAGGGCGCGCATAAGTACATAGCGGGTTTGCGGCATCGGTCCCTCGTTGGCGTCGACCAACAGCAGCACCGAGTCAACCATTGAAAGCACCCGCTCCACCTCGCCGGAGAAATCGGCGTGACCGGGAGTATCGATGATATTTATCAGGTAATGATTCCATGACACGGTGCAGTGCTTTGAGCGAATGGTGATGCCCCGTTCGCGTTCCAGCGGGTTGTTGTCCATGAGCCGCTCTGCTACTTCCTGGTTTTCACGGAATGTCCTTGTAGCCTTGAATACCGAGTCTATGAGTGTCGTTTTGCCGTGGTCGATATGAGCAACGATAGCAAGGTTTCGAATGTGAGCGATATCAGCCATAAATCAATTCATCTTTCGTCAGCAGAAACATCTGCCAGGTAACACTTTCCAAATAATCTACAGATTAGACTTTATGGGAATAATCACGCAGAAAAAAACCGAACAGCTTCTTAACTGTCCGGGTAGACATAAAGACCCGACAATTATACCGTTTATTCCTGTTTTGTCAACAAAAAGTTACGCGTCGCAGGCGGTTATCAAATTCAATAGACTACAACAGCCTTTGCGGTTTTAAGTTCCCTGATCCGCCCGGCCCGCCTCAGCCGGGAGTATTTTCAGTACTTTTTGTCGCCGGGCAATGGCTATCGGCTGTCGGATTTGTTCCGGCTGCAGGCGGCAATTCGGTATTGACCGGCAGCTTCGGTACAGCTATAATGCTTGTGCAGATGGGAGGATATTATATTCCTTGAGTATAGTGCAAGACGTGGAAGAAAAGTAGGTCGAAACTCCTGCCCGTCAGGGTCTCCGCCATCGGCGGAGAAGTTTCGACAACTGAGAAATTTTGGGATAGTCCAAGTAGGTCGGCGTTCCGACGGGCACACCGCGAGCAACGCGAGGGGACGTGAACCAAGCAACCCGACATGGTGAAAAAGCCGAAATCAAATGTCGGGTTTCTCACGATTATATTTTTTGGAATCCCGCGAAGCGCGGGACAGGTCGGAACCCGACCTAATTTGGCTGTGACACAGGATGTCGTAAGGATATCCGGGCAAGAGCCACGAAGAGGAGAGTCAAGGATATAAAATAGAGAGGCCCACCAAAGCCGTTGCCCAGATAGAAAAAGATGAAGAAACCGGTCAGCAGCATCCCGCCCGGCAAGACGGAATGGCTGCGGTCGTAAAGTAGTCTGACCAACAAAGCTGACGCTGCCGGAATCAGATAGGCCAGATGATGTTTTTCGGAGAGCGGAGTTATAAACAATATCGCCAGAAGGTAGAGGCTAAAGACCCACACGTCCGATCTCCGGTTGTCCTTGCGCCGAGAGACTACATCGATAATGCCGACCGTCAGTACCACAATAAGTGCGGAGATGACCTTAAGGCCCGACCAACCCTGCAACGCCGGTACAAGGTTTCCAACCACACCGCTGAGTGTAAAGTATATCTGCCCGGAGTCGTGTGCTCCTCCACCGGAGAATTTGCCAAAAACAAAGCCGCGGATGTACTCGCCATAAATGGTGAAGGTGTCGCCACCGAGGGTGACAACCGGCAGAATGAAGAAGGCGGAAAATAAAAGAGCCGACAGGATCAACGTTTTGAACCGGCGTCGCAAGAGCAGAAACACGAAGAATATGAGTGGCACGAGCTTAATGGCGGCCGCCAGAGCAAGGAATACTGATGCCGCCAGAGGTTTGTCCTCGGAGTCGTATTTCAAAAACAGGACGCAAAACAGCAGCACAACGAAATTGACCTGCCCGTTGAGAAAGTGGTTCTGAAGAATGGAAGTGAGAAGCATTAGAACCAGTACAACAGGCGCAAACAGATGACGCCCCCACGAGGTCGAGCTGTCCTGCAATGATAGTCGCAGTAGAATGATTATCGAACCGAGCATTGCTGCTACATTGATCAGATACCAGACGAAGTTGCTTAGCCAGTAGGGCAGAAGACTGAGCGGAATTAAGACAAAGGCAAAGAACATTGGATAGCTGTATGTAAAGGGAGTGTCGGTTTCAAACGGATTCTCTCCGTGCATCACCGCCTTTGCCGAGAGAAGATAGCTCGTGAAGTCATATCCGACATCGCGATAAGCACGGTGGTAAGTTTGAATCAAAAAGACGATCAACAGCAGGACCAGAATGGACAGAGCGACAAGCCTTACGCTACGTCTTGATAGAAAATTGCGAGTTGTTTCTGCGTTCACGCTGACCGCCTCAGAGTACGTGGCCCACGATGAAGACTCGGAGTGGTCAAGGTTCTCACTATCATACATACTCCTCTACTATCGGAATCCATACTATTGCGTTGTCGCGAACAATCTCTTGAAAGCCTCAACATACGGCGGGGAGTTGATATAGCCCCGGTCGTTGTGGCCGCCGAAAAGCTCCACGAACTCTTTCGGTTCGTTGGCCCTCTCAAACAAAGCTCTCCCCATCTCGAACGGCACCAGATCATCATCGGGTGAATGCGTCACCAGCAAAGGGCAGTTAACCCTGTCGATTTTGTCTATCGAGCGGAATTCGTATTTCAAAAGAAGTCTCGTCGGTAAAATCGGGAAAATCTTGTCAGCCATCTCGGCTGCTGTCGTAAACGATGATTCCACAATCAAAGCAGCGCACGGCACTTTCGTGGCAAGCTCAATAGCCACCGCGCCGCCCAAAGACCGTCCGAAAATATAAATACTATCAGGCGAAAAACCTCTGCCTTGCTTTAGCCATTCATAGCAAGCCGTAGCATCGGCATAGAGACCATCCTCATCCGGCTCGCCGGTCGAGCGACCATACCCGCGGTAATCGAATATCAGAACATTGACACCCCGATTGTACAGAAACTCGACTGTCTCCAGACGATGCGAGATGTTTCCGGCGTTCCCGTGGCAGAACAGCACGACTTTTTTCGATTCTGTCTGCGGTTGGACATACCAAGCGTGAAGTCGCGCGCGATCGGACGTATCGATAAAAACATCTTCGAAGGCGATATTGATATCGCCGGGCGTGACCGCCAAATCCTTCGTCGGGTAGAACATCATGTTCTTCTGATTGAAATACAGATAGATCGAAACTACCGCGAAAACGCCAACTATGACTAAAACAAGCCCCAGAAACATTCTCAGAACCTTCATGACCGACTAAATTCCAAAAGTCGGGTTAACGGGATCGCGCTCCCGGCGAATTGGCCGGAAGAAATTGACTTTACTCCCACTCTATCGTGGCCGGCGGCTTGGAGGAGATATCGTAGGTGACGCGATTGACACCCTTCACCTGCCGGATAATGCGGTTGGAAATGTGGGCGAGAATATCGTTGTCGATTCGCGCCCAGTCGGCGGTCATACCATCGACCGATGTAACCGCCCTGAGCGCCACGACATTCTCATACGTACGTTCATCGCCCATCACGCCCACAGCGCTGACCGGCAGAAGCACCGCGAAAGCCTGCCAGATATCATCATAGATGCCGTTTTTGTGCAGCTCCTCGATGAAGATAGCGTCGACCTCGCGAAGCAAATCACACCGCTTTTTATTGACCTCGCCAAGAATGCGCACGGCTAAACCCGGACCGGGAAATGGGTGTCTTCCGATAAACGAAGCCGGAAGGCCCAGACTTTTTCCCAGCACACGGACTTCATCTTTGAAAAGCTCCCTTAGCGGCTCTACGAGTTTCAGGCTCATGCGCTCTTTGAGGCCACCGACATTGTGATGCGACTTGATTGTCACCGATGGGCCCTTGAAAGAAACCGACTCGATGACATCGGGGTACAATGTCCCCTGCGCCAGATAATCGATACCGCCGATCTTCTCGGCCTGCTCTTCGAAAATATCTATGAATGTCGAACCGATAAGTTTTCTTTTCTTCTCCGGGTCGGACACGCCGTTCAAGCGATCCAAAAACAAATCGGAAGCATCGACCGGATGTAAATTGATTTCGAGACTGGAGAGCATCTTGACGACATCCTCGAACTCGTTTTTGCGAAGCAACCCGTTGTTGACAAATACAGCGTGCAGATTGCCACCGATCGCTTTCGACAGAAGGAGCGCCGCTACGGTAGAGTCGACGCCGCCGGAGATACCCAGCACCACCTTGCCTTTGCCAACTTTCTGGCGGATATCGGCCACGGTGCTCTCGATGAACGATTCCGTGGTCCAATCGCCGGCCATCCCGCAAATCTCGAACAGGAAATTGTGGATGATGTTTTTGCCTTCGGTGGTGTGATGGACCTCCGGATGAAACTGAAGGCCATAGAAATGCCGCGTGGTATCGGCGATAGCGGCCACTTCGAGGCCATCGGTAGACCCGATTATCTTGAAGCCCTTCGGCAGCTCTAAAATCGAGTCGCCGTGCGACATCCACACCTGGCTGCGGTGGGGAATGCCGGAGAGCAGGCTGTTTTCTTCGACAACATCAAAGTGAGCGCGGCCGTATTCGCGCAGTTCGGAGCGTACCAGCATGCCGCCGAAAATATCGGCCATGAGCTGCATGCCGTAACAAAGACCGAGGACCGGTTTGTCGGTTTTGTAGAAAGATTTGTCGAGACGTGGCGAGTCGGGTTCTTTGACCGAGGCCGGACCGCCGGAAAGAATATATCCCCTCACATTCTTGTCGGAATACTGGCTGAGGTCGACATTAAATGGTACAATCTCGCAATACACTTTCGCCTCACGGACGCGTCGGGCTATAAGCTGCGTATATTGCGAACCAAAATCTAGAATAAGTATCATCTCATGATGCGCGGACACTGGTATCCCCTTCCAATCACGGCAGGCCTTTTATGATAGTATCGTGTTCAAATTCTTTTTTGGTTTCGAGGCAATCTTCGAGATAGTGCAGTCCTCTCGACTCAAACCTCATCAGGGCCGACTTGACAATCAGTTCGGCAACAGTGGCCATATTGCGAAGCTCCACCACCGCGTAGGTGGCCGGAGTCGCCAGGTAATACTGTTCAATGGCGGCGTTTATCTGCTGCACTTTTTCCAGCGCGAGATTCAGTCTCTCCTGCGACCTGACAATACCGACAAAGTCGGACATCACCCGTGTTAATACGCGGCGGTCGTGCGCGACGAGAATTTTCTCGCGAGGATATTTGAGCGATGAATACAAAGTGTTGTCGACCGAGACATTCTGTGGTGTTTCGGCGTGTTTGTAATAGTCGGTCGATTTCTTCGAGGCATACTCAGCCATCACCAGCGCTTCGAGAAGCGAGTTCGATGCCAATCTGTTGGCGCCGTGCATGCCGGTCATGGCTATTTCGCCCGCGGTGTAGAGTCCGGCGATTTCGGTTTCGCCGTGGATGTTCGCGACGACGCCGCCACAGGAGTAGTGCGCCGCCGGTACGACCGGGATATCGCGCTGGGTGATATCGAATCCCCGCCGCAGGCACTCTTTGTAGATGTTCGGGAATCGGTCCTTTATGAAGGCGGCATCGCGGTGGCTGATATCCAGCATGACATATTCTTCGCCGCTCTCCTTGAGTTCTTTATCGATAGCTCTCGCGACAACATCGCGGGGCGCCAGGTCGCGAAGTTCGTGAGCGTCTTCCATGATATACTTTCCGTAGACCGATTTGAGCCTCCCCCCTTCGCCGCGTACCGCCTCGGAAATCAAAAACGGCCATCTTCCGGGACTGTACAGAAGCGTGGGATGGAACTGAATAAACTCCAGATTACCCACCGAACACCCCGCCCGGTAGGCTATCGCCACACCATCACCGGTGGCGATTCTCGGGTTGGAGTTGTGGTAGTACACCTGGCACAGGCCGCCCGTGGCCAGCATGGTAATGGGCGCGTAGAAAGTGTCAAAAGTGCGGTCTTCCTCGGTGAAGACAAACACCCCGGCGCATACTTCTTTTCCCGCGGTTCTGAATGTCAGCAGGTCCAGCACGATATGGTCGCGGAATATCTGGATATTGTTCGGCTTGGAGCGGCAGGCGGTTAGAAGGGCACGTTCGATTTCGCGTCCGGTGAAATCTGAGGCGTGCACAACGCGGTTGTGGGAGTGTCCGCCCTCGCGTCCGAGATCAAACCTGCCGTTGACTTTGGTGAACTTGACGCCGTAATCGATCAGCTCCTGGATAAGCCCCGGCCCGGCCTCGACTATCTGCTCGACTATCTCGCGGTGACATAGCCCCTGACCGGTTTTCAGGGTATCCTGTATGTGTGATTCGAACGAGTCGGTACCGGCCAGCACGCTGGCTATTCCGCCCTGGGCGCGGTTGGTGCTGGTATCGGACTCACCTTTCTTGGTGATAATGGCAATTTTGGCTTTGGGGTTCAGTTCGGCAACCTTGAGCGAATAAAACAATCCGGCGATACCGCTGCCGACAACTATGAAATCGTAATTGCGTTCCATCACTGAACCATCTTTTCGAGTTTCAATTTTTCCTCGATATAAGCCACCAGCTTTTCTTCTCCCGGATCGAGGTCGACAGTCTGGTTAAGATAATAAATTTCGCGGTCAAAATCAAAATCCTGAAGTTTCACCCAATCCTTTCCGGTGGTGAGAATCAAATCGGAATCGTATTTGTCGGCCAGGGTTTTGATGCGCTCGAGCAGCTCTTCGTCGTACACCTGATGATCCGACAGCTCCATAGCGAAATCCAGATCGGCGCACAGGGCGCTTACCTGGCGACGGAGACTTCCAAAATTTCCCACTCCCGCGAACAAAAATACCGACTTGTCTTCGAGATATTTCACCGAGAGCGTTTGCTCTTTACCGATAATATTGGTGGCGGTAAACTGGGCGTGGTAATGCTCGGCGCTTTTGTTAATTCGCAGCAGGCGTTTTTGGAGGCCATGAAGGTTTTTGGCGAATTTGGCGCGGGTAATTATTATGACATCGGCTCGCTTTAGAGAAGACACCGGCTCGCGAAGGAAACCGTAAGGGAACGGTTTGAGCTGCTTGCGCTTTATGGCGGCGTCGTAGGTGACGATGTCGATATCGCGGGCGAGCTGAAAGTGCTGGAAACCATCATCGACAATCACCAGATCGACCTTGCCGCTGTCGGCGGCTCTTTGGGCGGCGATGGCTTTGACCTTGTCGACAGAAAAGACAGCGTCAGGAAGCAGACCGGCGAGGTGTTTCATTTCGTCGCCGGTGATATCGGGGTCCAGATCGCGAATTTCGTAACCTTCGCCGAGCACCGGTTCTTCGGATGACCGCCCGTAGCCGCTCGATACGATACCTATCCGGTATCCTTCATCGAGCATAAAGCGCGAAAGCACCGCGACCAGCGGGGTTTTTCCGGTGCCGCCGACGGAGATATTCCCGATAGAAATCACCGGGATATTGAGTTTCACCATCGGTTTGGTTGTCTTTTTCCTGATGTAGAAACCGAGGCGATAAACAAGCGAGACCAGCCACAGAAAGAACGCCGGGATGGCCAGAAGCGACATCCCGGGCCGCCTGACTATTTTTTTCCACCATCGTTCAAGCATTTTTCATCTTTTCCAAGATAAAGTCCCCCGCCGTGGCGGTGGCTGACTGCTTTAGGTCACCGCTGCGTTTGGTCGAGTAAATTATATCACCTGACAGGCACTTTTTCAATACCGAAAGCAAATCTTCTTCAGAACGCACCAGACCGCCATAATTGCGCCTTCTGATATACTCCGCCGCTTCATTGACGTTGTAAAGCGAAGGCCCGAAAAGGACCGGGCAGCCGGCCCAAACCGGCTCGAGAATATTGTGGCCGCCAATGTCAACCAGAGTGCCGCCGACAAAAGCGAGATTGGCCGCCAGATACAGCTCGTTGAGCAGTCCCAGACGGTCGACAAGAATCATGGTCGCGCCGTTTTGGTCGGCGCCATATATTCGAAAAGGAATCCATTTGCTGTCGAGAAGTTGCTTGATCTCGTCGGCGCGTTCGATGTGCCTGGGCGCGATTATCGTAACCAAATTCTTGTGCTCGAAAGAAAGCTCCTTGTGCACGTTGGCGATTATGGCTTCCTCACCCGGCCTGGTTGACCCGGCCACGAACAGAAAAGCGTCGCCGGGAACTCCGGCGCGAGAGCGCACGTCGCTTATGATACTTTCGGTCCTTTCCAGAAGGGGCGCATCGAATTTCATATCCCCCACAACTTCTCCTCGCGAAGCGTCAACCCCGAGTTCAAGGTAGCGCTTGCTGTCGTCTTCGGTCTTGTAGAAAAAGCGTTCATATTTATTCAGGAGCTTTTTCATCACGGGTCGGATCCACTTGTACTTGCCGAGCGCTTTCTCTGTCATACGGGCGTTGACAAGCACTACCGGGATGCCCCGTTTTGACAGTTCGCAAATAAAATTCGGCCAGATCTCCGTCTCCGTAATAACTACGATGCCGGGACTGAGGCTGTTAACGGTTCGCTCGAGGGCGGCGGGAGTATCGATGGGGAAAAACGAGAACGATGTGTTCTTGTTTGTGTAAAGCTCAACAGCCGTATCATAACCGGTCTGGGTCATGGTCGTGATGTGTATTCTGAGGTCCGCATTTTTCTTCAGGAGGTAGTCAATAAGATAGCCGGCCACTTTAACTTCGCCCACCGAAGCGGCGTGGAGCCAGACATCCGCTTTCGAGTTTCCCGGCAAAATCCCGAGCCGTCCTTTCCACAGCTTACTGCCTCCATCGGCGCGTCCTTTGGCATAAAGATAGCACGACCAGTATATCAGGCGGGAGAATGTCTTGTAAAACCAGAGCATGTTTTTATTATCATCCTACTACTTCAAATAACGGTCGGCAATCAGTCGGGCGGCCCGCT comes from the Candidatus Zixiibacteriota bacterium genome and includes:
- the typA gene encoding translational GTPase TypA, which encodes MADIAHIRNLAIVAHIDHGKTTLIDSVFKATRTFRENQEVAERLMDNNPLERERGITIRSKHCTVSWNHYLINIIDTPGHADFSGEVERVLSMVDSVLLLVDANEGPMPQTRYVLMRALKLGLRPIVIVNKVDRPNARAGHTLNKTFDLFIELGATDEQAHFPVLYGSGLDGWFVRDLDTEEHEGMDALFQTIIDEVPPPQVNQDGDFLMQVSSLDWSDYIGQIGCGRVLRGTLKKGDSFTRMVTRLKDPSSRDKDWFLHSCSKTKGVHMWITRGLTRVETDEVSAGDIVWIAGPPEIGIGDTFSKNEDTKEALKPLEIEEPTLSMFFIVNNGPFSGQDGTAIMLRQLKERLERELRVNVALRMEDIGRPDGVKVSGRGELHLAILIEEMRREGLEFCISRPEVITRLDENGNVLEPVEQLIIDVPEEYQGIIIEKLARRKGELLSVENAGTNTVRIELEIPTRGLIGYRSEFLTDTRGLGVMASRFIGYGLWRGEIVSRSKGSVVSIETGTATAYALEGLQERSVIFIEPTDKIYRGQIVGENSRNMDMTCNPTKRKNLTNHRSSTKDIAVKLDVPRKMTLEQAMEWIRDDELVEVTPKSIRVRKTILDVEERRRAEKKQLALDESSGVLPSRLSA
- a CDS encoding glycosyltransferase family 87 protein, with protein sequence MYDSENLDHSESSSWATYSEAVSVNAETTRNFLSRRSVRLVALSILVLLLIVFLIQTYHRAYRDVGYDFTSYLLSAKAVMHGENPFETDTPFTYSYPMFFAFVLIPLSLLPYWLSNFVWYLINVAAMLGSIIILLRLSLQDSSTSWGRHLFAPVVLVLMLLTSILQNHFLNGQVNFVVLLFCVLFLKYDSEDKPLAASVFLALAAAIKLVPLIFFVFLLLRRRFKTLILSALLFSAFFILPVVTLGGDTFTIYGEYIRGFVFGKFSGGGAHDSGQIYFTLSGVVGNLVPALQGWSGLKVISALIVVLTVGIIDVVSRRKDNRRSDVWVFSLYLLAILFITPLSEKHHLAYLIPAASALLVRLLYDRSHSVLPGGMLLTGFFIFFYLGNGFGGPLYFISLTLLFVALARISLRHPVSQPN
- a CDS encoding alpha/beta hydrolase, whose protein sequence is MKVLRMFLGLVLVIVGVFAVVSIYLYFNQKNMMFYPTKDLAVTPGDINIAFEDVFIDTSDRARLHAWYVQPQTESKKVVLFCHGNAGNISHRLETVEFLYNRGVNVLIFDYRGYGRSTGEPDEDGLYADATACYEWLKQGRGFSPDSIYIFGRSLGGAVAIELATKVPCAALIVESSFTTAAEMADKIFPILPTRLLLKYEFRSIDKIDRVNCPLLVTHSPDDDLVPFEMGRALFERANEPKEFVELFGGHNDRGYINSPPYVEAFKRLFATTQ
- the guaA gene encoding glutamine-hydrolyzing GMP synthase, with the translated sequence MILILDFGSQYTQLIARRVREAKVYCEIVPFNVDLSQYSDKNVRGYILSGGPASVKEPDSPRLDKSFYKTDKPVLGLCYGMQLMADIFGGMLVRSELREYGRAHFDVVEENSLLSGIPHRSQVWMSHGDSILELPKGFKIIGSTDGLEVAAIADTTRHFYGLQFHPEVHHTTEGKNIIHNFLFEICGMAGDWTTESFIESTVADIRQKVGKGKVVLGISGGVDSTVAALLLSKAIGGNLHAVFVNNGLLRKNEFEDVVKMLSSLEINLHPVDASDLFLDRLNGVSDPEKKRKLIGSTFIDIFEEQAEKIGGIDYLAQGTLYPDVIESVSFKGPSVTIKSHHNVGGLKERMSLKLVEPLRELFKDEVRVLGKSLGLPASFIGRHPFPGPGLAVRILGEVNKKRCDLLREVDAIFIEELHKNGIYDDIWQAFAVLLPVSAVGVMGDERTYENVVALRAVTSVDGMTADWARIDNDILAHISNRIIRQVKGVNRVTYDISSKPPATIEWE
- the nadB gene encoding L-aspartate oxidase; its protein translation is MERNYDFIVVGSGIAGLFYSLKVAELNPKAKIAIITKKGESDTSTNRAQGGIASVLAGTDSFESHIQDTLKTGQGLCHREIVEQIVEAGPGLIQELIDYGVKFTKVNGRFDLGREGGHSHNRVVHASDFTGREIERALLTACRSKPNNIQIFRDHIVLDLLTFRTAGKEVCAGVFVFTEEDRTFDTFYAPITMLATGGLCQVYYHNSNPRIATGDGVAIAYRAGCSVGNLEFIQFHPTLLYSPGRWPFLISEAVRGEGGRLKSVYGKYIMEDAHELRDLAPRDVVARAIDKELKESGEEYVMLDISHRDAAFIKDRFPNIYKECLRRGFDITQRDIPVVPAAHYSCGGVVANIHGETEIAGLYTAGEIAMTGMHGANRLASNSLLEALVMAEYASKKSTDYYKHAETPQNVSVDNTLYSSLKYPREKILVAHDRRVLTRVMSDFVGIVRSQERLNLALEKVQQINAAIEQYYLATPATYAVVELRNMATVAELIVKSALMRFESRGLHYLEDCLETKKEFEHDTIIKGLP
- the lpxK gene encoding tetraacyldisaccharide 4'-kinase, which encodes MLERWWKKIVRRPGMSLLAIPAFFLWLVSLVYRLGFYIRKKTTKPMVKLNIPVISIGNISVGGTGKTPLVAVLSRFMLDEGYRIGIVSSGYGRSSEEPVLGEGYEIRDLDPDITGDEMKHLAGLLPDAVFSVDKVKAIAAQRAADSGKVDLVIVDDGFQHFQLARDIDIVTYDAAIKRKQLKPFPYGFLREPVSSLKRADVIIITRAKFAKNLHGLQKRLLRINKSAEHYHAQFTATNIIGKEQTLSVKYLEDKSVFLFAGVGNFGSLRRQVSALCADLDFAMELSDHQVYDEELLERIKTLADKYDSDLILTTGKDWVKLQDFDFDREIYYLNQTVDLDPGEEKLVAYIEEKLKLEKMVQ
- a CDS encoding glycosyltransferase N-terminal domain-containing protein codes for the protein MLWFYKTFSRLIYWSCYLYAKGRADGGSKLWKGRLGILPGNSKADVWLHAASVGEVKVAGYLIDYLLKKNADLRIHITTMTQTGYDTAVELYTNKNTSFSFFPIDTPAALERTVNSLSPGIVVITETEIWPNFICELSKRGIPVVLVNARMTEKALGKYKWIRPVMKKLLNKYERFFYKTEDDSKRYLELGVDASRGEVVGDMKFDAPLLERTESIISDVRSRAGVPGDAFLFVAGSTRPGEEAIIANVHKELSFEHKNLVTIIAPRHIERADEIKQLLDSKWIPFRIYGADQNGATMILVDRLGLLNELYLAANLAFVGGTLVDIGGHNILEPVWAGCPVLFGPSLYNVNEAAEYIRRRNYGGLVRSEEDLLSVLKKCLSGDIIYSTKRSGDLKQSATATAGDFILEKMKNA